From a region of the Burkholderia sp. PAMC 26561 genome:
- a CDS encoding SOS response-associated peptidase, which yields MVRRYSRARDAAIYTLPMFGKDLFAEVLFPQSWNIAPGTVQPVIYCGGPTSARWGFVPVFAGTRRPMLTSCRLDDKNSETWKTMCRIARLIVPADGWYEWLATDGVEQPYFIKPKDGGPVFLAALSSYSFDEEAQATDGFVMVSSSTDVGIVNSHSHRPVVLNAFDAVRWLHPKTTFGLAKKIAADSIMPRQMFRSFEVSVGVNSVRNDEPAFNDPLSDGIAMSLK from the coding sequence ATGGTTAGGCGGTATTCGCGTGCCCGTGATGCAGCAATTTATACGCTACCGATGTTTGGCAAAGACCTTTTCGCGGAGGTGCTGTTTCCTCAATCCTGGAACATTGCTCCCGGAACGGTTCAACCCGTAATATATTGCGGCGGACCGACGTCCGCCCGCTGGGGGTTCGTACCTGTCTTTGCAGGTACGAGACGACCTATGCTAACAAGCTGTCGTCTTGACGACAAAAACTCAGAGACATGGAAAACGATGTGTCGAATTGCACGTCTCATCGTTCCGGCAGATGGTTGGTACGAATGGTTGGCGACGGATGGTGTCGAACAGCCCTACTTCATAAAACCAAAAGATGGCGGCCCCGTGTTCTTGGCGGCGTTGAGTAGTTATTCATTCGACGAAGAAGCCCAGGCGACCGACGGATTTGTGATGGTGTCGAGCAGTACGGACGTCGGGATCGTTAACAGTCATTCGCATCGACCCGTCGTCTTGAATGCATTCGATGCCGTCCGATGGTTGCATCCAAAGACTACGTTTGGCCTCGCGAAGAAGATAGCGGCTGATTCAATAATGCCAAGGCAAATGTTCCGGTCATTTGAGGTGAGCGTTGGCGTGAACAGTGTTCGCAACGATGAGCCTGCATTCAATGATCCGCTGTCCGATGGCATCGCTATGTCCCTTAAATGA
- a CDS encoding ATP-binding protein gives MDGIERRVGQSLQLRLSMWLAIAVLLSAVAAGIFSFKAAFHEANEIQDQQLKEVATLVTAENVDSMAEGSVHYVPEFEPEAKVVVQKLGNVNTQRLLDLPPTLSDGMRTLTLGNREWRVVVRTLAPGTRVAVGQQTSDRNEIARNSAVATLIPFLVLAPVLVGVVFLLVRHMFKPLARLAAELDVRPDHDLSEIRVTGDPQLPAEIVPFLVANNRMLARVAQSVALQRRFIADAAHELRSPLTVLLLQAERLDLSEMSTQARERFTALSNGLTRTRALVEQLLTLAHAQEGDGIEANLSPVAPAFRRVLEDLIPLAQARQIDIGVTGDSDVWVPANEADLGTVLKNLVDNAIRYTPAGGRVDLSVHTKDGRTSIVVEDNGPGIPEEERARVFDRFYRVLGSGQSGSGLGLSIVQTIATRIGASLALGDAVWSERGGLRVTLTFSIVDQASASLEPGHKRPNEPGACSVVSNRHPCGTGLQEDR, from the coding sequence ATGGATGGTATCGAAAGGCGGGTAGGGCAGTCGCTCCAGTTGCGCTTGTCCATGTGGCTCGCAATTGCCGTTCTTTTGAGTGCCGTCGCGGCAGGCATTTTTTCGTTCAAGGCCGCGTTCCACGAAGCCAACGAGATCCAGGATCAGCAGCTCAAGGAAGTGGCTACGCTCGTCACGGCGGAAAATGTGGACTCCATGGCGGAAGGCTCCGTGCATTATGTGCCGGAGTTCGAGCCGGAGGCGAAGGTCGTAGTGCAAAAGCTAGGCAACGTCAACACGCAGCGCCTGCTCGACTTGCCCCCTACGCTGTCTGATGGCATGAGGACGCTGACTCTCGGCAACCGCGAATGGCGCGTTGTGGTCCGCACACTGGCGCCGGGTACCCGCGTAGCCGTTGGCCAGCAGACTTCCGATAGAAACGAAATCGCCCGCAATAGTGCTGTCGCCACGCTAATTCCGTTTCTTGTACTGGCGCCGGTGTTGGTCGGGGTCGTGTTCCTGTTGGTCAGGCATATGTTCAAGCCCCTCGCGCGGCTTGCCGCAGAACTCGATGTCCGCCCTGATCACGATCTTTCAGAAATACGGGTTACCGGCGACCCGCAGCTTCCGGCCGAGATCGTGCCATTTCTTGTTGCCAATAACCGCATGCTCGCGCGCGTTGCCCAGTCGGTTGCGCTCCAGCGGCGTTTCATAGCCGACGCAGCGCATGAATTGCGCTCGCCGCTTACCGTGCTTTTGCTGCAGGCAGAGCGGCTGGATTTGTCGGAAATGTCGACGCAGGCGCGCGAACGCTTTACTGCCTTGAGCAATGGCCTCACGCGCACGCGCGCGCTCGTCGAGCAGTTGCTGACGCTCGCGCACGCGCAGGAGGGCGACGGCATTGAGGCGAATCTCAGCCCGGTCGCGCCGGCATTTCGCCGCGTGCTCGAAGACCTGATTCCGCTTGCGCAGGCGCGCCAGATCGATATTGGCGTGACCGGAGATTCAGACGTTTGGGTCCCCGCCAACGAAGCGGACCTGGGCACGGTGCTAAAGAACCTCGTCGATAACGCAATCCGCTATACGCCGGCGGGCGGGCGCGTGGACTTGTCGGTGCATACGAAGGACGGTCGTACGTCGATCGTTGTCGAAGACAACGGTCCGGGCATTCCCGAGGAAGAACGCGCGCGGGTGTTCGACCGATTTTATCGTGTGCTTGGCTCGGGGCAAAGCGGGTCTGGGCTTGGGTTGTCAATTGTGCAGACGATCGCGACCCGGATAGGCGCATCACTTGCGCTAGGAGACGCAGTCTGGAGTGAGCGCGGCGGCCTTCGCGTCACATTGACTTTTTCGATAGTGGATCAGGCCAGTGCATCTCTTGAACCAGGTCATAAGCGCCCCAATGAGCCGGGAGCCTGTAGCGTAGTGTCAAACCGTCACCCTTGCGGGACAGGGCTGCAAGAGGATCGGTGA